A region from the Onthophagus taurus isolate NC chromosome 8, IU_Otau_3.0, whole genome shotgun sequence genome encodes:
- the LOC111425270 gene encoding kinesin-like protein KIF13A isoform X2 → MSTDKIKVAVRVRPFSRRELELGTECIVEMEKQQTILQHPSSLDKMERKNPKTFAFDHCFYSVDPHREDYASQEVVFECLGRDILDNAFQGYNACIFAYGQTGSGKSYTMMGSQDKNGIIPRLCDSLFELISQKQNSELTYKVEVSYMEIYNEKVHDLLDPKTNKQSLKVREHNVLGPYVDGLSQLAVTSFKDIETLMAEGNKSRTVASTNMNSESSRSHAVFTVILTQTLTDVKTGVSGEKQSRLSLVDLAGSERAVKTGAVGERLKEGSNINKSLTTLGLVISKLADQATSTKNRDKFVPYRDSVLTWLLKDNLGGNSKTVMVATISPAADNYEETLSTLRYADRAKRIVNHAVVNEDPNARIIRELQEEVAALKEMLKHATGSPVEDIQRVNIHQKLSESEKLYKEMSQTWEEKLMKTERIQNERQQTLEKMGISIQDSGIKVEKNKFYLVNLNADPSLNELLVYYLKERTVVGATGRGAEGEPDIQLSGLGIQPEHCLITIEDGLVFMEPFSNARSYINGSQIVKKTQLRHGDRIVWGNHHFFRVNCPKSIVSTSEPQTPAQNIDYNFARDELMLNELSNDPIQAAISRLEKQHEEDKQVALEKQRQEYERQFQQLRNIMSPSTPYPPYSYDPLRFGKNTPCTPTTQMRVEKWAQERDETFRRSINELKSGILKANALVQEANVLAEEMDLYAKFSVTLQIPPANLSPNRKKGAFVSEPAILVKRENFASQIWNMEKLENKLIDMREMYDEQKDKDNSLKDSILQSQAYKLNDLFESQENHNLIGVANVFLECLFADVVLDYHTPIISQQGEVSGRLQVELSRISGILPQDRDGEAASNTSDLASSEEDDDTSESSEITVRVHIKQASGLPLSLSNFVYCQYTFWNDRQSEPIVLPPLEPEPHSGNALRGHKDSMTFKFDHIKEFTVPITEEFLEHCTEGALSIEVWGHRSPGFSRSKPGWEVEQLTEQKLTKARSLADRWSELTRKIELWVEIQELNDIGEYVPVEVSNKGDVLTGGVYQLRQGQQRRIQVRVKPVQNSGTLPIICQTILKIEVGSITVRSRLQKPLDSYQEEDLTVLREKWSDALKRRKDYLDQQIKKLLDKSDKSEQDKEREQSLVDQWISLTEERNAVLVPTPGSGIPGAPAIWNPPAGMEPYVPVLFLDLNADDLTTNQSGESVSTTGKNSILSKEMGNMFYPLHILQHLEKDVCAVASWDSSIHDNVHLNKVTDANDRVYLILRITIRLSHPAPMELVLRKRIALNIYKRQSITDRLKRRIIRTDVITHTGVTYELVSNIPKASEELEDRESLAQLVASGEDTSLEDGETYIEKYTRGVSAVESILSLDRLRQSVAVKELQQAKGQPLMRKTASVPNFSHALENKNGFMRMDMSTESLNISRSESVNELNSDILGNTTPLRPRTGGALARPTFLNLNLNLNSLRIQQPTGTTKLFSGMVSPANQKIGLRMTTLHEEQVPLPRKHSLDLIADESSETEDNESQEFTSYQRSHRSAKSTQEGRRSMTTSRTLDSLVELAPKITGTPSTSSSGYGSQTVSSSNLTLDDSMSLKSVSVDNTPDFEMRHAAVNLESVTEVSDRIPSDPDLFESSINEEPSSDGSFQAMNGNYNNITEETNAQVGGGVVKVNLSPGRVVRRVKKNGKGLGTNQQRASFPQIRPQLTDQESVLSEDSFHSSNDKIEDVGDNNFGSRPDLTKLADVPVPEWVVVGESILIRPYNSSGVVAYIGETEFANGTWVGVELDAPKGKNDGTVQGVKYFTCKPKHGMFVRADKLILDRRGRAMRMYKSESINNGKQNSKGETLPRSKSRSDGLHTKLK, encoded by the exons ATGTCGACGGATAAGATTAAAGTTGCGGTACGAGTCCGTCCTTTCAGCAGGAGAG AACTGGAGCTTGGAACGGAATGCATCGTGGAAATGGAAAAGCAGCAAACTATTTTGCAACATCCCTCGTCACTGGATAAAATGGAAAG aaaaaatccaaaaacgTTTGCATTCGATCATTGTTTTTATTCGGTCGACCCCCACAGGGAAGATTACGCATCTCAAGAGGTAGTGTTTGAATGTCTTGGTAGGGACATTTTAGACAATGCATTCCAAGGTTATAACGCTTGCATTTTTGCCTACGGCCAAACtg GTTCTGGTAAATCGTACACGATGATGGGTTCGCAGGATAAAAACGGGATTATCCCGCGATTATGCGATTCCCTATTTGAGTTGAtctcacaaaaacaaaattctgaATTGACGTATAAAGTGGAAGTGAGCTATATGGAGATATATAACGAGAAAGTTCACGATTTACTCGACccgaaaacaaataaacaatcACTAAAGGTGCGCGAACACAACGTATTAGGACCCTACGTTGATGGGCTCTCACAATTGGCTGTAACGTCATTCAAAGACATTGAAACTTTAATGGCCGAGGGTAATAAGTCTCGAACGGTTGCTTCGACGAACATGAACAGCGAATCGTCTCGATCTCACGCCGTTTTTACGGTCATTTTAACGCAAACTTTAACCGACGTCAAAACTGGCGTTTCCGGCGAAAAACAAAGCCGACTCTCGTTAGTCGATTTAGCCGGATCGGAAAGGGCTGTGAAAACTGGCGCGGTGGGCGAACGATTAAAAGAAGGctcaaacataaataaatcattaacaaCCTTGGGACTAGTTATATCCAAATTAGCCGATCAAGCTACGTCTACGAAAAATCGAGACAAATTCGTACCCTATCGCGATTCCGTGTTAACGTGGCTCTTAAAAGACAACTTGGGAGGTAACAGCAAAACCGTTATGGTCGCCACCATATCCCCCGCTGCCGATAATTACGAAGAAACATTATCTACCTTAAGATACGCAGATAGAGCTAAAAGAATCGTTAATCACGCCGTGGTTAACGAAGATCCTAATGCTCGCATTATCAGGGAATTACAAGAGGAAGTTGCTgctttaaaagaaatgttgaaacatgCTACA GGTTCTCCTGTAGAAGACATTCAAAGAGTAAATATTCATCAAAAACTAAGCGAAAGTGAAAAACTTTACAAAGAGATGTCTCAAACCTgggaagaaaaattaatgaaaacagAACGGATACAAAACGAAAGACAACAAACTCTAGAAAAAATGGGAATAAGCATTCAAGATTCGGGTATAAAggtggaaaaaaataaattttatctagttaatttaaatgctGATCCATCCCTAAATGaattattagtttattatttaaaagaaagaaCCGTCGTTGGAGCTACCGGACGTGGAGCTGAAGGTGAACCGGACATCCAACTTTCTGGGTTAGGAATTCAACCGGAACATTGTTTAATTACCATAGAAGATGGATTAGTTTTTATGGAACCGTTTTCCAACGCTCGATCGTACATAAATGGTTcccaaattgttaaaaaaacgcAATTAAGACACGGCGATCGAATCGTTTGGGGTAATCACCATTTCTTTAGGGTGAATTGTCCCAAATCGATTGTTTCAACATCGGAGCCGCAAACTCCAGCCCAAAATATCGATTATAATTTTGCGCGCGACGAATTAATGTTAAACGAATTAAGTAATGATCCGATTCAAGCGGCGATTTCGCGGTTGGAAAAACAACACGAAGAAGATAAACAAGTTGCGTTGGAGAAACAGCGCCAAGAATACGAACGACAATTTCAACAGTTAAGAAACATCATGTCTCCATCAACTCCATATCCGCCGTATTCTTATGACCCCCTTCGATTCGGTAAGAATACACCATGCACACCAACGACTCAAATGCGCGTTGAAAAATGGGCGCAAGAACGAGACGAAACGTTTAGAAGAAGTATTAACGAATTGAAATcgggaattttaaaagcaaaCGCTTTGGTACAAGAAGCTAATGTTCTCGCAGAAGAAATGGATTTGTACGCGAAATTTAGTGTCACTTTACAAATTCCGCCGGCTAATTTAAGCCCGAATAGAAAGAAAGGTGCGTTTGTAAGTGAACCGGCTATTTTGGTGAAACGCGAGAACTTTGCGAGCCAAATATGGAACATGGAAAAGTTGGAGAATAAATTAATCGATATGCGGGAAATGTATGATGAGCAAAAAGACAAAGATAATAGTCTTAAAGATTCCATTTTACAATCTCAAGCTTATAAATTGAACGATTTGTTTGAGTCCCAAGAAAATCATAATCTTATTGGTGTTGCTAATGTGTTCTTGGAGTGTCTTTTTGCGGACGTCGTTTTGGATTATCACACACCGATTATTAGTCAACAGGGTGAAGTTTCTGGGAGATTACAG GTGGAATTAAGTAGGATATCGGGAATATTACCGCAAGATCGAGATGGCGAAGCTGCATCAAACACCTCTGATCTTGCATCAAGCGAAGAAGACGATGATACATCAGAATCATCGGAAATAACAGTCCGCGTACACATTAAACAAGCATCCGGTTTGCCattatcgttatcaaattttgtttattgtcAGTACACGTTTTGGAACGATAGACAGTCTGAACCCATAGTGTTACCCCCTCTGGAACCGGAACCTCACTCCGGAAATGCTTTACGCGGCCATAAAGATTCAATGACGTTCAAATTTGATCACATCAAAGAATTTACTGTACCTATAACCGaagaatttttagaacatTGTACTGAAGGTGCTTTATCGATCGAAGTGTGGGGACATCGCAGTCCGGGATTTTCCAGGAGTAAACCTGGGTGGGAAGTTGAGCAACTCACCgaacaaaaattaacgaaaGCCCGCTCGTTAGCGGATCGTTGGTCGGaattaacaagaaaaattgaattatggGTTGAAATACAAGAATTGAACGATATTGGTGAATACGTACCGGTTGAAGTGAGCAATAAAGGCGATGTTTTAACCGGTGGGGTTTATCAATTACGTCAAGGCCAACAGCGCAGAATCCAAGTCCGCGTTAAACCGGTTCAAAATTCCGGAACACTTCCGATTATTTGTCAAACGATTTTAAAGATTGAAGTTGGTAGTATAACAGTTAGATCGCGTTTACAAAAGCCATTAGATTCGTATCAAGAGGAAGACTTGACGGTTTTGCGCGAAAAATGGAGCGACGCTTTAAAACGGCGTAAAGATTATTTAgatcaacaaataaaaaaattgttggatAAATCCGACAAATCCGAGCAAGATAAAGAAAGGGAACAAAGTCTTGTCGATCAATGGATTAGTTTAACCGAGGAACGAAACGCGGTTCTTGTTCCAACACCCGGTTCCGGAATTCCTGGTGCACCAGCCATTTGGAATCCACCCGCGGGAATGGAACCCTACGTCCCGGTTTTATTCCTCGACTTAAACGCCGACGATTTAACAACCAACCAATCAGGCGAATCCGTTTCGACAACCGGAAAAAACTCGATCCTTTCCAAGGAAATGGGCAACATGTTCTACCCACTACACATATTACAACATTTAGAAAAAGACGTATGCGCCGTCGCATCGTGGGATTCATCAATACACGATAACGTACATCTCAACAAAGTCACGGATGCCAACGATCGcgtttatttgattttaagaATAACAATTCGTCTATCGCATCCCGCCCCTATGGAGTTAGTACTTCGAAAAAGAATcgctttaaatatttataagcGACAAAGTATTACGGATCGGTTAAAACGGAGAATTATTCGCACGGATGTTATTACGCATACGGGTGTTACGTATGAATTAGTTTCTAACATTCCAAAAGCGAGCGAAGAACTTGAAGATCGAGAATCTTTAGCGCAATTAGTTGCTTCTGGAGAAGATACTTCTTTAGAAGATGGTGAAACATATATTG aaaaatatacaagaggAGTGAGTGCAGTTGAAAGCATCTTATCACTGGATAGGTTGCGACAGAGTGTAGCAGTGAAGGAACTTCAACAAGCTAAAGGACAACCGCTGATGAGGAAAACGGCAAGCGTACCAAACTTTTCTCAC GCGTTGGAGAACAAGAACGGG TTCATGCGGATGGACATGAGCACGGAATCACTAAACATATCACGATCGGAGAGCGTCAATGAATTGAATAGCGACATTTTGGGCAACACGACACCGTTACGACCACGCACAGGTGGCGCTTTAG cCCGGCCGACGTTCCTAAATCTGAATTTGAATCTGAACTCGCTGCGTATACAGCAGCCTACAGGAACAACAAAAC tATTTTCCGGGATGGTATCCCCagctaatcaaaaaattggtTTGCGGATGACCACGCTTCATGAAGAGCAAGTCCCATTACCAAGAAAACATTCTTTGGATCTCATCGCAGACGAAAGCTCCGAGACTGAAGATAACGAAAGTCAGGAATTTACAAGTTATCAGCGTtcg CATCGTAGTGCAAAATCAACACAAGAAGGACGTCGCTCGATGACAACTTCGCGCACTTTAGACTCGTTGGTAGAGTTGGCACCGAAAATAACAGGTACCCCAAGCACAAGTTCCAGTGGTTATGGTTCCCAAACTGTCTCATCTAGCAATTTGACCCTTGATGATTCGATGTCTTTGAAGAGTGTGAGCGTTGATAACACCCCGGATTTTGAAATGCGCCACGCCGCCGTCAACTTGGAGTCCGTTACGGAAGTCTCCGATCGAATTCCCTCGGATCCCGATTTATTTGAAAGCTCCATTAATGAGGAACCGTCGTCGGATGGCTCTTTCCAAGCGATGAATGGGAATTATAACAACATTACGGAGGAGACTAATGCGCAAGTTGGTGGAGGGGTTGTTAAAGTGAATTTGTCACCTGGAAGGGTAGTCCGGAGGGTGAAGAAAAACGGCAAAGGTCTAGGTACTAATCAACAGAGGGCGTCTTTTCCCCAGATCCGTCCGCAATTAACTGATCAAGAAAGTGTGTTAAGTGAAGACAGTTTTCACAGCTCAAACGATAAAATAgaag ATGTTGGTGATAATAATTTTGGTTCCCGTCCCGATCTCACAAAACTAGCCGATGTACCAGTTCCCGAGTGGGTGGTAGTCGGCGAAAGTATCCTAATTCGTCCTTACAACTCGTCCGGAGTCGTTGCATACATTGGAGAAACGGAATTCGCTAATGGCACGTGGGTCGGCGTCGAATTAGACGCCCCGAAAGGAAAAAATGATGGCACCGTGCAAGGTGTTAAGTATTTCACGTGCAAACCAAAACATGGCATGTTTGTTCGAGCCGATAAATTGATCCTCGATCGCAGAGGTCGAGCCATGAGGATGTATAAATCTGAAAGTATTAATAACGGAAAACAAAACAGTAAAG gTGAAACGTTACCAAGATCAAAATCTAGAAGTGACGGCCTCCACacaaagttgaaataa
- the LOC111425270 gene encoding kinesin-like protein KIF13A isoform X4, with product MSTDKIKVAVRVRPFSRRELELGTECIVEMEKQQTILQHPSSLDKMERKNPKTFAFDHCFYSVDPHREDYASQEVVFECLGRDILDNAFQGYNACIFAYGQTGSGKSYTMMGSQDKNGIIPRLCDSLFELISQKQNSELTYKVEVSYMEIYNEKVHDLLDPKTNKQSLKVREHNVLGPYVDGLSQLAVTSFKDIETLMAEGNKSRTVASTNMNSESSRSHAVFTVILTQTLTDVKTGVSGEKQSRLSLVDLAGSERAVKTGAVGERLKEGSNINKSLTTLGLVISKLADQATSTKNRDKFVPYRDSVLTWLLKDNLGGNSKTVMVATISPAADNYEETLSTLRYADRAKRIVNHAVVNEDPNARIIRELQEEVAALKEMLKHATGSPVEDIQRVNIHQKLSESEKLYKEMSQTWEEKLMKTERIQNERQQTLEKMGISIQDSGIKVEKNKFYLVNLNADPSLNELLVYYLKERTVVGATGRGAEGEPDIQLSGLGIQPEHCLITIEDGLVFMEPFSNARSYINGSQIVKKTQLRHGDRIVWGNHHFFRVNCPKSIVSTSEPQTPAQNIDYNFARDELMLNELSNDPIQAAISRLEKQHEEDKQVALEKQRQEYERQFQQLRNIMSPSTPYPPYSYDPLRFGKNTPCTPTTQMRVEKWAQERDETFRRSINELKSGILKANALVQEANVLAEEMDLYAKFSVTLQIPPANLSPNRKKGAFVSEPAILVKRENFASQIWNMEKLENKLIDMREMYDEQKDKDNSLKDSILQSQAYKLNDLFESQENHNLIGVANVFLECLFADVVLDYHTPIISQQGEVSGRLQVELSRISGILPQDRDGEAASNTSDLASSEEDDDTSESSEITVRVHIKQASGLPLSLSNFVYCQYTFWNDRQSEPIVLPPLEPEPHSGNALRGHKDSMTFKFDHIKEFTVPITEEFLEHCTEGALSIEVWGHRSPGFSRSKPGWEVEQLTEQKLTKARSLADRWSELTRKIELWVEIQELNDIGEYVPVEVSNKGDVLTGGVYQLRQGQQRRIQVRVKPVQNSGTLPIICQTILKIEVGSITVRSRLQKPLDSYQEEDLTVLREKWSDALKRRKDYLDQQIKKLLDKSDKSEQDKEREQSLVDQWISLTEERNAVLVPTPGSGIPGAPAIWNPPAGMEPYVPVLFLDLNADDLTTNQSGESVSTTGKNSILSKEMGNMFYPLHILQHLEKDVCAVASWDSSIHDNVHLNKVTDANDRVYLILRITIRLSHPAPMELVLRKRIALNIYKRQSITDRLKRRIIRTDVITHTGVTYELVSNIPKASEELEDRESLAQLVASGEDTSLEDGETYIEKYTRGVSAVESILSLDRLRQSVAVKELQQAKGQPLMRKTASVPNFSHFMRMDMSTESLNISRSESVNELNSDILGNTTPLRPRTGGALARPTFLNLNLNLNSLRIQQPTGTTKLFSGMVSPANQKIGLRMTTLHEEQVPLPRKHSLDLIADESSETEDNESQEFTSYQRSHRSAKSTQEGRRSMTTSRTLDSLVELAPKITGTPSTSSSGYGSQTVSSSNLTLDDSMSLKSVSVDNTPDFEMRHAAVNLESVTEVSDRIPSDPDLFESSINEEPSSDGSFQAMNGNYNNITEETNAQVGGGVVKVNLSPGRVVRRVKKNGKGLGTNQQRASFPQIRPQLTDQESVLSEDSFHSSNDKIEDVGDNNFGSRPDLTKLADVPVPEWVVVGESILIRPYNSSGVVAYIGETEFANGTWVGVELDAPKGKNDGTVQGVKYFTCKPKHGMFVRADKLILDRRGRAMRMYKSESINNGKQNSKGETLPRSKSRSDGLHTKLK from the exons ATGTCGACGGATAAGATTAAAGTTGCGGTACGAGTCCGTCCTTTCAGCAGGAGAG AACTGGAGCTTGGAACGGAATGCATCGTGGAAATGGAAAAGCAGCAAACTATTTTGCAACATCCCTCGTCACTGGATAAAATGGAAAG aaaaaatccaaaaacgTTTGCATTCGATCATTGTTTTTATTCGGTCGACCCCCACAGGGAAGATTACGCATCTCAAGAGGTAGTGTTTGAATGTCTTGGTAGGGACATTTTAGACAATGCATTCCAAGGTTATAACGCTTGCATTTTTGCCTACGGCCAAACtg GTTCTGGTAAATCGTACACGATGATGGGTTCGCAGGATAAAAACGGGATTATCCCGCGATTATGCGATTCCCTATTTGAGTTGAtctcacaaaaacaaaattctgaATTGACGTATAAAGTGGAAGTGAGCTATATGGAGATATATAACGAGAAAGTTCACGATTTACTCGACccgaaaacaaataaacaatcACTAAAGGTGCGCGAACACAACGTATTAGGACCCTACGTTGATGGGCTCTCACAATTGGCTGTAACGTCATTCAAAGACATTGAAACTTTAATGGCCGAGGGTAATAAGTCTCGAACGGTTGCTTCGACGAACATGAACAGCGAATCGTCTCGATCTCACGCCGTTTTTACGGTCATTTTAACGCAAACTTTAACCGACGTCAAAACTGGCGTTTCCGGCGAAAAACAAAGCCGACTCTCGTTAGTCGATTTAGCCGGATCGGAAAGGGCTGTGAAAACTGGCGCGGTGGGCGAACGATTAAAAGAAGGctcaaacataaataaatcattaacaaCCTTGGGACTAGTTATATCCAAATTAGCCGATCAAGCTACGTCTACGAAAAATCGAGACAAATTCGTACCCTATCGCGATTCCGTGTTAACGTGGCTCTTAAAAGACAACTTGGGAGGTAACAGCAAAACCGTTATGGTCGCCACCATATCCCCCGCTGCCGATAATTACGAAGAAACATTATCTACCTTAAGATACGCAGATAGAGCTAAAAGAATCGTTAATCACGCCGTGGTTAACGAAGATCCTAATGCTCGCATTATCAGGGAATTACAAGAGGAAGTTGCTgctttaaaagaaatgttgaaacatgCTACA GGTTCTCCTGTAGAAGACATTCAAAGAGTAAATATTCATCAAAAACTAAGCGAAAGTGAAAAACTTTACAAAGAGATGTCTCAAACCTgggaagaaaaattaatgaaaacagAACGGATACAAAACGAAAGACAACAAACTCTAGAAAAAATGGGAATAAGCATTCAAGATTCGGGTATAAAggtggaaaaaaataaattttatctagttaatttaaatgctGATCCATCCCTAAATGaattattagtttattatttaaaagaaagaaCCGTCGTTGGAGCTACCGGACGTGGAGCTGAAGGTGAACCGGACATCCAACTTTCTGGGTTAGGAATTCAACCGGAACATTGTTTAATTACCATAGAAGATGGATTAGTTTTTATGGAACCGTTTTCCAACGCTCGATCGTACATAAATGGTTcccaaattgttaaaaaaacgcAATTAAGACACGGCGATCGAATCGTTTGGGGTAATCACCATTTCTTTAGGGTGAATTGTCCCAAATCGATTGTTTCAACATCGGAGCCGCAAACTCCAGCCCAAAATATCGATTATAATTTTGCGCGCGACGAATTAATGTTAAACGAATTAAGTAATGATCCGATTCAAGCGGCGATTTCGCGGTTGGAAAAACAACACGAAGAAGATAAACAAGTTGCGTTGGAGAAACAGCGCCAAGAATACGAACGACAATTTCAACAGTTAAGAAACATCATGTCTCCATCAACTCCATATCCGCCGTATTCTTATGACCCCCTTCGATTCGGTAAGAATACACCATGCACACCAACGACTCAAATGCGCGTTGAAAAATGGGCGCAAGAACGAGACGAAACGTTTAGAAGAAGTATTAACGAATTGAAATcgggaattttaaaagcaaaCGCTTTGGTACAAGAAGCTAATGTTCTCGCAGAAGAAATGGATTTGTACGCGAAATTTAGTGTCACTTTACAAATTCCGCCGGCTAATTTAAGCCCGAATAGAAAGAAAGGTGCGTTTGTAAGTGAACCGGCTATTTTGGTGAAACGCGAGAACTTTGCGAGCCAAATATGGAACATGGAAAAGTTGGAGAATAAATTAATCGATATGCGGGAAATGTATGATGAGCAAAAAGACAAAGATAATAGTCTTAAAGATTCCATTTTACAATCTCAAGCTTATAAATTGAACGATTTGTTTGAGTCCCAAGAAAATCATAATCTTATTGGTGTTGCTAATGTGTTCTTGGAGTGTCTTTTTGCGGACGTCGTTTTGGATTATCACACACCGATTATTAGTCAACAGGGTGAAGTTTCTGGGAGATTACAG GTGGAATTAAGTAGGATATCGGGAATATTACCGCAAGATCGAGATGGCGAAGCTGCATCAAACACCTCTGATCTTGCATCAAGCGAAGAAGACGATGATACATCAGAATCATCGGAAATAACAGTCCGCGTACACATTAAACAAGCATCCGGTTTGCCattatcgttatcaaattttgtttattgtcAGTACACGTTTTGGAACGATAGACAGTCTGAACCCATAGTGTTACCCCCTCTGGAACCGGAACCTCACTCCGGAAATGCTTTACGCGGCCATAAAGATTCAATGACGTTCAAATTTGATCACATCAAAGAATTTACTGTACCTATAACCGaagaatttttagaacatTGTACTGAAGGTGCTTTATCGATCGAAGTGTGGGGACATCGCAGTCCGGGATTTTCCAGGAGTAAACCTGGGTGGGAAGTTGAGCAACTCACCgaacaaaaattaacgaaaGCCCGCTCGTTAGCGGATCGTTGGTCGGaattaacaagaaaaattgaattatggGTTGAAATACAAGAATTGAACGATATTGGTGAATACGTACCGGTTGAAGTGAGCAATAAAGGCGATGTTTTAACCGGTGGGGTTTATCAATTACGTCAAGGCCAACAGCGCAGAATCCAAGTCCGCGTTAAACCGGTTCAAAATTCCGGAACACTTCCGATTATTTGTCAAACGATTTTAAAGATTGAAGTTGGTAGTATAACAGTTAGATCGCGTTTACAAAAGCCATTAGATTCGTATCAAGAGGAAGACTTGACGGTTTTGCGCGAAAAATGGAGCGACGCTTTAAAACGGCGTAAAGATTATTTAgatcaacaaataaaaaaattgttggatAAATCCGACAAATCCGAGCAAGATAAAGAAAGGGAACAAAGTCTTGTCGATCAATGGATTAGTTTAACCGAGGAACGAAACGCGGTTCTTGTTCCAACACCCGGTTCCGGAATTCCTGGTGCACCAGCCATTTGGAATCCACCCGCGGGAATGGAACCCTACGTCCCGGTTTTATTCCTCGACTTAAACGCCGACGATTTAACAACCAACCAATCAGGCGAATCCGTTTCGACAACCGGAAAAAACTCGATCCTTTCCAAGGAAATGGGCAACATGTTCTACCCACTACACATATTACAACATTTAGAAAAAGACGTATGCGCCGTCGCATCGTGGGATTCATCAATACACGATAACGTACATCTCAACAAAGTCACGGATGCCAACGATCGcgtttatttgattttaagaATAACAATTCGTCTATCGCATCCCGCCCCTATGGAGTTAGTACTTCGAAAAAGAATcgctttaaatatttataagcGACAAAGTATTACGGATCGGTTAAAACGGAGAATTATTCGCACGGATGTTATTACGCATACGGGTGTTACGTATGAATTAGTTTCTAACATTCCAAAAGCGAGCGAAGAACTTGAAGATCGAGAATCTTTAGCGCAATTAGTTGCTTCTGGAGAAGATACTTCTTTAGAAGATGGTGAAACATATATTG aaaaatatacaagaggAGTGAGTGCAGTTGAAAGCATCTTATCACTGGATAGGTTGCGACAGAGTGTAGCAGTGAAGGAACTTCAACAAGCTAAAGGACAACCGCTGATGAGGAAAACGGCAAGCGTACCAAACTTTTCTCAC TTCATGCGGATGGACATGAGCACGGAATCACTAAACATATCACGATCGGAGAGCGTCAATGAATTGAATAGCGACATTTTGGGCAACACGACACCGTTACGACCACGCACAGGTGGCGCTTTAG cCCGGCCGACGTTCCTAAATCTGAATTTGAATCTGAACTCGCTGCGTATACAGCAGCCTACAGGAACAACAAAAC tATTTTCCGGGATGGTATCCCCagctaatcaaaaaattggtTTGCGGATGACCACGCTTCATGAAGAGCAAGTCCCATTACCAAGAAAACATTCTTTGGATCTCATCGCAGACGAAAGCTCCGAGACTGAAGATAACGAAAGTCAGGAATTTACAAGTTATCAGCGTtcg CATCGTAGTGCAAAATCAACACAAGAAGGACGTCGCTCGATGACAACTTCGCGCACTTTAGACTCGTTGGTAGAGTTGGCACCGAAAATAACAGGTACCCCAAGCACAAGTTCCAGTGGTTATGGTTCCCAAACTGTCTCATCTAGCAATTTGACCCTTGATGATTCGATGTCTTTGAAGAGTGTGAGCGTTGATAACACCCCGGATTTTGAAATGCGCCACGCCGCCGTCAACTTGGAGTCCGTTACGGAAGTCTCCGATCGAATTCCCTCGGATCCCGATTTATTTGAAAGCTCCATTAATGAGGAACCGTCGTCGGATGGCTCTTTCCAAGCGATGAATGGGAATTATAACAACATTACGGAGGAGACTAATGCGCAAGTTGGTGGAGGGGTTGTTAAAGTGAATTTGTCACCTGGAAGGGTAGTCCGGAGGGTGAAGAAAAACGGCAAAGGTCTAGGTACTAATCAACAGAGGGCGTCTTTTCCCCAGATCCGTCCGCAATTAACTGATCAAGAAAGTGTGTTAAGTGAAGACAGTTTTCACAGCTCAAACGATAAAATAgaag ATGTTGGTGATAATAATTTTGGTTCCCGTCCCGATCTCACAAAACTAGCCGATGTACCAGTTCCCGAGTGGGTGGTAGTCGGCGAAAGTATCCTAATTCGTCCTTACAACTCGTCCGGAGTCGTTGCATACATTGGAGAAACGGAATTCGCTAATGGCACGTGGGTCGGCGTCGAATTAGACGCCCCGAAAGGAAAAAATGATGGCACCGTGCAAGGTGTTAAGTATTTCACGTGCAAACCAAAACATGGCATGTTTGTTCGAGCCGATAAATTGATCCTCGATCGCAGAGGTCGAGCCATGAGGATGTATAAATCTGAAAGTATTAATAACGGAAAACAAAACAGTAAAG gTGAAACGTTACCAAGATCAAAATCTAGAAGTGACGGCCTCCACacaaagttgaaataa